The Mycobacterium seoulense genome has a window encoding:
- a CDS encoding nitroreductase family deazaflavin-dependent oxidoreductase — MAFPSWVEQRLLPPMLRVHDTVYRKTNGWIGHRLLVMPSLLLHTVGAKTGQPRTAALTYARDGDDYLIVASKGGDPRAPGWYHNLRKNPDVEINVGPRRFAVTARPVLPDDADYSRLWQIVNKNNGDRYTGYQKKTSRPIPVVVLRRR; from the coding sequence ATGGCATTTCCGTCCTGGGTCGAGCAGCGGCTGCTGCCCCCGATGCTGCGCGTGCACGACACCGTTTACCGCAAGACGAATGGCTGGATCGGTCATCGCTTGCTGGTGATGCCCAGCCTGCTGCTGCACACCGTGGGCGCCAAAACCGGGCAGCCCCGCACCGCGGCGCTCACCTATGCGCGCGACGGAGATGACTACCTGATCGTCGCCTCCAAAGGAGGCGACCCCCGCGCACCCGGCTGGTACCACAACCTGCGGAAGAACCCGGACGTTGAAATCAACGTCGGCCCAAGGCGTTTCGCGGTGACCGCCCGCCCCGTGCTGCCCGATGATGCCGATTACTCGCGGCTGTGGCAGATCGTCAACAAGAACAACGGCGATCGATACACGGGTTACCAGAAGAAGACGTCGCGGCCGATTCCCGTCGTGGTACTCAGGCGGCGTTGA
- a CDS encoding bifunctional diguanylate cyclase/phosphodiesterase, which yields MRPWAGNPWRRLRLPPRLGWLVLGTYGLAAAMVVASSIAGWEGAYATRPVDEIALAGCLLVGAGCAGYAARSATGRHRGGWVAMVTAQLGWAVGEVIWAVYDVRPGLAHATHPAAAEIVLLLWPFGAFASLVLLSRFSRHSPRRLVLDGLIVATSLFVVSWVFVLDKQLREDSGSRATTVAEVFNDVLLLTTAILMLSRVRRGDPPSRNLLSGGVVTISVADIAMVFKSGIGSYQVSGLVDLGRVAGLGMIALAALSSVDEVAAPASRNDEMLSRTRLWLPYLPLVVAAAVGLGRALGLMAHGPLLIALGILVAAVLARQFVMLMENQSLLSEVAREAFRDSLTGLANRAYFLDRLEQAVARQNCDVAPIAVLCLDLDNFKSVNDALGHPAGDELLVRVAGRLTAALGDKCVTARLGGDEFAVLLEGPVEESHAAAHRVLEAFDGPIVVDGVPVPVRPSVGFTVATVASDCTVEQLLRHADLAMYTAKREGGQCVRSFVPDLPLSYSLSAAPAPGPAPAAVAAAETSVEPMRRRLADVGTSRPAPPQDGIDGVRWPPAPIRIALAVLIFGVVAFAATSVLFPHASHSVFFAKSLYSALNLLAAALIAVRAHRLRADRIAWSLIAAGMAFSALGDVVYALWVPNAHSPSVADPEYLAFYPFVYAGMLLLMRSHLKRVPVPIRLDSLVCALAVAALAAALRAGPMHAAAQRTPATVLVGLVYPWGDLVLLAMAVGMLPIVGWRREFRWGFLVAGLVGFAVADTAYLFQTSAGAYRVGTTLDALWPASSLLVAMASWARGSSAAPATRRGLDSYAVPVTCTVVALGVAILGHDSRLASTLAALSLVAVAARFSVTFRDVSLLAESHKQAMTDKLTTLPNRRSLATALTALSASDQPVRTSSRRALLLLSLPRLREINDSVGRHFADELLWRVANRLARNVRRDDLLARVSDEEFAILLGEGSDLVAARAQAGRLLEGISIPFELDAISVQVEACVAIALYPDHCDHPQELLNRAEATIPYAKSALSKIAVYEAGFEVDRDHDPNLVRELRAALIDGDELTVHYQPKVNAADGSVHSVEALLRWQHPARGLLLPEEFLAAAERSGLMRTLAHRTINLTLEQIRSWRDEGIAMSVAVNLSTTNLLDLDLAVTIERLLRNHGLPPDALIIEITEGALVDSERSRNTVAALQLLGVRISLDDYGTGWSSLARLQDVSVDELKLDRRFVARLAQDPRSVAIVQSTVDLAQNLGADLVAEGVEDEATLSALRRYGCTITQGFVHSPPLPPDELRRWITDRRAIAGPVDSQRSAVTD from the coding sequence ATGAGACCCTGGGCGGGCAACCCGTGGCGGCGATTAAGGCTGCCCCCGCGTCTCGGTTGGCTGGTCCTCGGCACGTATGGTTTGGCGGCCGCGATGGTGGTCGCATCCTCGATCGCCGGCTGGGAGGGCGCGTACGCGACCCGGCCGGTCGATGAAATCGCGTTGGCGGGCTGCCTGCTGGTCGGGGCGGGATGTGCGGGCTACGCGGCGCGCTCCGCGACGGGTCGGCACCGGGGCGGATGGGTTGCAATGGTGACGGCCCAGCTGGGCTGGGCCGTGGGCGAGGTCATCTGGGCCGTGTATGACGTGCGTCCGGGACTGGCCCACGCCACCCATCCCGCGGCCGCCGAGATCGTGCTGTTGCTCTGGCCGTTCGGCGCCTTCGCGTCGCTGGTGCTGTTGTCACGGTTCTCCCGCCACAGCCCACGCCGACTGGTGCTCGACGGCCTTATCGTGGCGACGTCGCTGTTCGTCGTGTCGTGGGTCTTCGTCCTCGACAAACAGCTGCGCGAGGACAGCGGCTCGCGGGCGACCACCGTCGCTGAAGTCTTCAACGACGTCCTCCTGCTGACGACCGCGATCCTCATGCTGTCCCGGGTGCGTCGCGGCGACCCGCCGAGCCGCAACCTGCTGTCCGGCGGCGTGGTGACGATCAGCGTGGCCGACATCGCGATGGTGTTCAAGAGCGGGATCGGCAGCTATCAGGTGAGCGGTCTCGTGGACCTGGGCAGAGTGGCCGGGCTGGGCATGATCGCGCTGGCAGCGCTGTCCAGCGTCGACGAGGTCGCGGCGCCGGCCTCGCGCAACGACGAAATGCTGTCGCGGACCCGCCTGTGGCTGCCCTACCTTCCGCTGGTGGTGGCCGCCGCGGTCGGGTTGGGCCGCGCGCTGGGCTTGATGGCACACGGTCCGCTACTCATCGCGCTGGGGATCCTCGTGGCCGCGGTGCTCGCGCGTCAGTTCGTCATGCTGATGGAGAACCAGAGCCTGCTGTCCGAGGTCGCCCGCGAAGCGTTCCGCGACAGTCTGACGGGCCTGGCCAACCGGGCGTACTTCCTCGATCGCCTGGAACAGGCCGTCGCCCGGCAGAACTGCGACGTCGCCCCCATAGCGGTGTTGTGCCTCGACCTTGACAACTTCAAATCGGTCAACGACGCCCTCGGTCACCCCGCGGGTGACGAACTACTGGTCCGGGTGGCAGGGCGGCTCACCGCCGCCCTGGGCGACAAGTGCGTCACCGCCCGCCTGGGCGGCGACGAATTCGCCGTGCTCCTCGAGGGTCCCGTCGAGGAGTCGCACGCGGCGGCACATCGGGTCCTCGAGGCGTTCGACGGCCCGATCGTGGTCGACGGCGTTCCCGTACCGGTCCGGCCGAGTGTCGGCTTCACGGTGGCCACCGTCGCGTCGGACTGCACCGTCGAGCAGCTCCTCCGGCACGCCGACCTGGCCATGTACACGGCCAAACGCGAAGGCGGCCAATGCGTTCGCAGCTTCGTGCCCGATCTGCCGCTCTCCTACTCGTTGTCGGCCGCTCCGGCGCCCGGGCCGGCTCCCGCGGCGGTGGCGGCCGCAGAGACGAGCGTCGAGCCAATGCGCAGGCGGCTCGCCGACGTCGGCACGTCACGACCGGCGCCTCCGCAGGACGGTATCGACGGCGTCCGGTGGCCCCCGGCGCCGATCCGGATCGCTTTGGCTGTCTTGATTTTCGGCGTGGTCGCCTTCGCGGCGACCAGCGTCCTCTTCCCGCATGCCAGCCACAGCGTGTTCTTCGCCAAATCCCTGTATTCGGCGTTGAACCTGCTGGCGGCCGCGCTGATCGCCGTTCGCGCGCACCGCCTCAGGGCCGACCGGATCGCGTGGTCTCTGATCGCGGCAGGCATGGCGTTCTCGGCGCTCGGTGACGTCGTTTACGCGTTGTGGGTGCCGAACGCTCACTCGCCATCGGTCGCCGATCCCGAATACCTGGCGTTCTATCCGTTCGTCTATGCCGGGATGTTGCTGCTGATGCGATCGCACCTCAAGCGGGTGCCGGTGCCGATCCGCCTCGATTCCCTGGTGTGCGCGTTGGCCGTCGCCGCGCTGGCCGCCGCGCTGCGGGCCGGACCCATGCACGCCGCCGCGCAACGGACGCCCGCGACCGTGCTGGTGGGTCTGGTCTACCCGTGGGGCGACCTGGTGCTGCTGGCCATGGCCGTCGGCATGCTGCCGATCGTCGGATGGCGCAGGGAGTTTCGCTGGGGCTTCCTGGTCGCCGGGTTGGTCGGCTTCGCGGTCGCGGACACGGCGTACCTCTTCCAGACGTCGGCCGGTGCATACCGGGTGGGCACCACGCTGGACGCACTCTGGCCGGCCTCGTCGCTGCTGGTGGCGATGGCCAGCTGGGCGCGAGGGTCGTCGGCGGCGCCGGCGACGCGGCGCGGACTCGACTCCTACGCGGTGCCGGTGACGTGCACCGTGGTGGCGCTCGGCGTCGCCATCCTGGGCCACGATTCACGGCTCGCCTCGACGCTCGCCGCGCTGAGCCTCGTCGCGGTCGCCGCGCGATTCTCGGTGACCTTCCGGGATGTCAGTCTGCTGGCTGAAAGCCACAAGCAGGCCATGACCGACAAATTGACCACGCTGCCCAATCGGCGGTCCTTGGCGACCGCGCTGACCGCGCTCTCGGCTTCCGACCAACCGGTCAGAACGTCGTCGCGTCGCGCTCTGCTGCTGCTGAGTCTCCCCAGGCTGCGGGAGATCAACGACTCGGTCGGTCGCCACTTTGCCGATGAGCTGTTGTGGCGCGTCGCAAACCGGCTCGCGCGCAACGTGCGTCGCGACGATCTGCTCGCGCGGGTGAGCGACGAGGAGTTCGCGATCCTGCTCGGTGAGGGCTCCGATCTCGTCGCCGCGCGCGCCCAAGCGGGGCGGTTGCTCGAAGGGATCAGCATCCCGTTCGAGCTGGACGCGATCAGCGTGCAGGTCGAGGCCTGCGTCGCCATTGCGCTCTATCCCGACCATTGCGACCATCCGCAGGAGCTGCTGAATCGCGCCGAGGCGACGATCCCGTACGCCAAGTCGGCCCTCAGCAAGATCGCGGTGTACGAGGCCGGCTTCGAGGTGGATCGCGACCACGACCCCAACCTCGTCCGCGAGCTGCGCGCGGCGCTGATCGACGGCGACGAGTTGACGGTGCATTACCAGCCGAAGGTCAACGCGGCCGACGGCAGCGTCCACAGCGTCGAGGCGCTGCTGCGCTGGCAACATCCCGCCCGCGGGTTGCTGCTGCCGGAGGAGTTCCTGGCGGCCGCCGAACGTTCCGGGTTGATGCGCACCTTGGCCCATCGCACCATCAACCTGACACTCGAACAGATTCGGTCCTGGCGCGACGAGGGCATTGCGATGAGCGTCGCGGTGAACCTGTCGACGACGAACCTGCTCGACCTCGACCTCGCGGTCACCATCGAGCGGTTGCTGCGCAACCACGGGTTGCCCCCCGACGCGCTGATCATCGAGATCACCGAGGGCGCACTGGTCGACTCGGAGCGCTCCCGCAACACCGTGGCGGCCCTGCAGCTCCTCGGCGTGCGCATCTCGCTGGACGACTACGGCACCGGATGGTCGTCGCTGGCCCGCCTGCAGGACGTCTCGGTCGACGAGCTCAAACTGGACCGGCGATTCGTCGCGCGGCTGGCCCAGGACCCCCGATCGGTCGCCATCGTGCAATCGACCGTGGATTTGGCGCAGAACCTCGGCGCCGACCTCGTCGCCGAGGGGGTCGAGGACGAGGCCACCCTCAGCGCGCTGCGGCGTTACGGCTGCACCATCACCCAGGGGTTCGTGCACAGCCCGCCGTTGCCGCCGGACGAACTGCGCCGCTGGATCACCGACCGGCGCGCGATCGCCGGCCCCGTCGATTCCCAGCGCTCGGCCGTGACGGACTGA
- a CDS encoding LLM class flavin-dependent oxidoreductase, translating into MRLSVLDLVPVRTDQTTGDALAATVQLAQAADRLGFTRYWVAEHHNMPSVGATSPPVLIAYLAAQTSQLRLGSGGVMLPNHAPLAVAEQFALLEAAAPGRIDLGIGRAPGSDPVTSYALRGGRDERDIENFPEYLDDVAALMSPRGVVVPLRSGDYRLKATPAAAGEPRLWLLGSSMYSAHLAAAKGLPYVFAHHFSGNGTEEALELYRSRFKPSAVAAEPVTFLTVNAAVAETRDEAMALMLPNLQMMAKLRTGEPLGPVPLVEEAEGAQLTPQQQRIVESGLRRAVLGTPVEAAEQLRELARRFEVDEVMVNPVASARRGTLPATGPARVATLELLAKELF; encoded by the coding sequence GTGCGTCTTTCCGTCCTTGATCTCGTCCCGGTGCGCACAGATCAGACGACAGGCGATGCGCTCGCGGCGACCGTGCAGCTGGCGCAGGCCGCTGATCGGCTGGGTTTCACGCGCTACTGGGTCGCCGAGCATCACAACATGCCGTCCGTCGGCGCCACCAGCCCTCCGGTGCTGATCGCCTACCTGGCCGCGCAGACGTCGCAGCTGCGGCTCGGGTCGGGCGGGGTGATGCTGCCCAACCACGCGCCGCTGGCGGTGGCCGAGCAGTTCGCGCTGCTGGAAGCCGCCGCGCCGGGGCGCATCGACCTCGGCATTGGCCGGGCGCCCGGTTCCGACCCGGTGACCTCCTACGCGCTGCGTGGCGGCCGCGACGAACGCGACATCGAGAATTTCCCCGAATACCTCGACGACGTGGCCGCGCTGATGAGCCCCCGCGGCGTGGTGGTGCCGTTGCGGTCGGGGGACTACCGGCTCAAGGCCACCCCGGCGGCCGCCGGCGAACCCCGTCTGTGGCTGTTGGGCTCGTCGATGTACTCGGCGCACCTGGCCGCCGCCAAGGGGCTACCGTACGTGTTCGCACATCACTTTTCCGGCAACGGAACCGAAGAGGCGCTCGAGCTCTATCGCTCCCGGTTCAAGCCGAGCGCCGTGGCCGCCGAGCCCGTGACATTCCTGACGGTGAACGCCGCCGTGGCCGAAACGCGCGACGAGGCAATGGCATTGATGCTGCCCAATCTGCAGATGATGGCGAAGCTGCGCACCGGAGAGCCCTTGGGGCCGGTGCCGCTCGTCGAGGAGGCCGAAGGCGCGCAGTTGACGCCGCAGCAGCAGCGCATCGTGGAGAGCGGGCTGCGACGAGCCGTCCTCGGCACCCCCGTCGAGGCGGCCGAACAGTTGCGCGAACTTGCGCGACGGTTCGAGGTCGACGAGGTGATGGTCAACCCGGTGGCCTCGGCCCGCCGCGGCACGCTCCCGGCCACCGGGCCGGCGCGGGTGGCGACCCTGGAATTGCTCGCCAAGGAGTTGTTCTGA
- a CDS encoding FAD-binding protein yields MTDVLISGASVAGTTAAYWLGRHGYSVTVVERYPGPRPGGQAIDVRGPALGVLERMGLLAAAQKRKTQIRGASVVDRDGNELSRDTESTPTAGPIDSPDIELLRDDLVELLYGASQWTAEYIFDDTITGLDDDGAAVNVTFERAPARSFDLVIGADGLHSNVRRLVFGPEEQFIERLGTHAAIFTVPNFLDLDYWQTWHYGDSSMAGVYSARNNTEARAMLGFMDADLRIDYRDTEAQFAELERRMAEDGWVRPQLLGYMRDAPDFYFDEMSQIKMDRWSKGRVALVGDAGYCCSPLSGQGTSVALLGAYILAGELAAASGDGTVDYELGFANYHKEFNDYVKRNQWLVVDNIPGGAPIPQEVFDRIVSSITLKDY; encoded by the coding sequence GTGACTGACGTTCTGATTTCCGGCGCCAGCGTGGCCGGTACGACGGCGGCTTATTGGCTTGGACGGCACGGCTATTCGGTCACCGTGGTGGAACGGTACCCCGGGCCGCGGCCTGGCGGCCAGGCCATCGACGTGCGCGGGCCGGCGCTCGGAGTGCTCGAACGCATGGGGCTGCTGGCCGCCGCCCAGAAACGCAAGACGCAAATCCGCGGCGCCTCCGTCGTCGACCGGGACGGCAACGAGCTGTCCCGCGACACCGAGTCGACGCCCACCGCCGGGCCCATCGACAGCCCCGACATCGAGCTCTTGCGTGACGACCTGGTCGAATTGCTGTACGGCGCAAGCCAATGGACGGCCGAATACATCTTCGATGACACCATCACCGGTTTGGACGACGACGGCGCGGCCGTCAACGTGACCTTCGAACGTGCCCCCGCACGCAGCTTCGACTTGGTCATCGGCGCCGACGGATTGCACTCCAACGTGCGCCGGTTGGTGTTCGGCCCCGAGGAGCAATTCATCGAGAGGCTGGGCACGCACGCGGCGATCTTCACGGTCCCCAATTTCCTGGACTTGGACTACTGGCAGACCTGGCACTACGGCGATTCCTCCATGGCGGGCGTCTACAGCGCCCGCAACAACACCGAGGCCCGGGCCATGCTCGGTTTCATGGACGCCGATCTGCGGATCGATTACCGCGACACCGAGGCGCAGTTCGCCGAGCTGGAACGGCGGATGGCCGAGGACGGGTGGGTCCGTCCGCAGCTGTTGGGATACATGCGCGACGCCCCGGATTTCTACTTCGACGAGATGTCGCAGATCAAGATGGATCGCTGGTCGAAGGGCAGGGTGGCGCTGGTCGGCGACGCCGGATATTGCTGCTCGCCGTTGTCGGGCCAGGGGACGAGCGTGGCCCTGCTGGGTGCCTACATCCTGGCCGGCGAGCTCGCGGCGGCTTCCGGGGACGGGACGGTCGACTACGAACTCGGTTTCGCGAACTACCACAAAGAGTTCAACGACTACGTCAAGCGCAATCAATGGCTGGTCGTCGACAACATTCCGGGCGGGGCGCCGATCCCGCAGGAGGTCTTCGACCGCATCGTCAGCTCGATCACGCTGAAGGACTACTGA
- a CDS encoding uracil-DNA glycosylase — MQDVHVLVHPRTGQPFDSPVVPGTGWPGDPATAQTEVAADAARVAELAAHAASLPELDALVSVCRACPRLVDWREDVAVLKRRAFADQPYWGRPVPGWGSERPRLLIVGLAPAAHGGNRTGRMFTGDRSGDQLYAALHRAGLVNQPTSVDAADGLRANEVRIVAPVRCAPPANAPTPAERDTCWPWLQAEWRLVSEHVRTIVALGGFAWQIALRLPGASAMRKPRFGHGVVAQFAPGVRLLGCYHPSQQNMFTGRLTPAMLDDVFRDAKRLAGIK; from the coding sequence CTGCAGGATGTTCATGTGCTCGTCCACCCTCGTACCGGTCAGCCCTTCGATTCACCGGTGGTTCCCGGCACCGGATGGCCGGGCGACCCGGCGACCGCCCAGACCGAGGTGGCCGCCGACGCCGCACGCGTCGCCGAGCTGGCGGCCCACGCCGCGTCGCTCCCGGAACTCGACGCCCTGGTCAGCGTCTGCCGGGCCTGCCCGCGGCTGGTCGACTGGCGCGAGGACGTCGCCGTCCTCAAACGCCGCGCCTTCGCCGACCAGCCGTATTGGGGCCGGCCGGTGCCGGGCTGGGGGTCGGAGCGACCCCGGCTGCTGATCGTCGGGTTGGCGCCGGCCGCGCACGGCGGCAACCGCACCGGACGCATGTTCACCGGCGACCGGTCCGGCGATCAGCTCTATGCCGCGCTGCACCGGGCCGGGCTGGTGAACCAACCCACCAGCGTGGATGCCGCGGATGGCCTGCGGGCCAACGAGGTTCGCATCGTGGCGCCGGTGCGGTGCGCGCCCCCGGCCAACGCCCCGACACCGGCGGAGCGCGACACCTGCTGGCCCTGGCTTCAGGCCGAATGGCGGTTGGTGTCAGAGCATGTGCGCACGATCGTGGCTTTGGGCGGGTTCGCCTGGCAAATCGCGCTGCGGCTGCCGGGCGCGTCCGCGATGCGCAAGCCGCGGTTCGGCCACGGGGTCGTCGCGCAATTCGCACCTGGCGTGCGGTTACTCGGCTGCTACCACCCGAGCCAGCAAAACATGTTTACCGGTAGGTTGACACCAGCAATGCTCGACGACGTTTTCCGTGACGCAAAAAGGCTGGCAGGGATTAAGTGA
- a CDS encoding MFS transporter has product MSHTSRGPALLILSATLMATTGTGVSIIAFPWLALQHHDRARDASVVAAAMTLPLVLSTLVAGTAVDFVGRRRVSLVSDSLSCAAVAAVPLAARLFGVDAISVVMLAVLAFCAAAFDPAGMTARQSMLPEAAARAGWSLDRTNSLYEVVLNLGFMVGPGIGGLMIATVGGVNTMWFTAGCFGLSLLAIGALRLEGAGKPQQAARPEGLVSGVVEGLRFVWKLRVLRTLGLIDLAVTALYLPMESVLFPKYFADRHQPAELGWALMALAVGGVAGALGYAVLSKHTRRRTAVLTATLTFGAATVGIAFLPSLPVILLLCGVTGLVYGPIQPIYNYVMQTRAPQHLRGRVVGVMAGLTYAAGPLGLLVAGPLTDAAGLQVTFLALAVPILVIGLVATRLPSLRELDRAPAFETSQESPL; this is encoded by the coding sequence ATGAGCCATACGAGCCGAGGCCCGGCGCTGCTGATCCTGTCCGCCACACTGATGGCGACGACGGGTACCGGCGTCTCGATCATCGCGTTCCCCTGGCTGGCGTTGCAGCACCACGACCGCGCCCGCGACGCGTCGGTCGTGGCCGCCGCGATGACGCTGCCCCTCGTGCTCTCCACGCTGGTCGCCGGCACCGCGGTCGACTTCGTCGGGCGGCGGCGGGTGTCGCTGGTCTCCGATTCGCTGTCGTGCGCGGCGGTGGCCGCCGTGCCGCTGGCCGCCCGCCTGTTCGGCGTGGATGCCATCAGCGTCGTCATGCTGGCCGTGCTGGCCTTCTGTGCGGCCGCTTTCGATCCGGCGGGGATGACGGCGCGTCAGTCGATGCTGCCGGAGGCCGCCGCGCGCGCGGGCTGGTCGTTGGACCGCACCAACAGCCTCTACGAGGTCGTGCTCAACCTCGGGTTCATGGTCGGCCCGGGCATCGGCGGCTTGATGATCGCCACGGTTGGCGGCGTCAACACGATGTGGTTCACGGCGGGTTGTTTCGGGTTGTCCCTCTTGGCCATTGGGGCGCTGCGCCTCGAGGGTGCCGGAAAGCCTCAGCAGGCGGCCCGCCCGGAAGGCCTGGTGTCCGGCGTCGTCGAGGGGCTGCGGTTCGTGTGGAAGCTGCGGGTGCTCCGAACGCTCGGCCTGATCGACCTGGCCGTGACCGCGCTCTACCTGCCGATGGAAAGCGTGCTGTTCCCAAAGTATTTCGCCGACCGGCACCAGCCCGCCGAGCTGGGTTGGGCGTTGATGGCGCTCGCGGTCGGTGGCGTGGCGGGTGCGCTCGGCTACGCGGTGCTCTCGAAACACACCCGGCGGCGTACGGCCGTGCTGACGGCGACCCTCACCTTCGGCGCCGCGACGGTCGGCATCGCCTTCCTGCCGTCGCTGCCGGTGATCCTGCTGCTCTGCGGGGTGACCGGCCTGGTGTACGGGCCGATCCAGCCCATCTACAACTACGTCATGCAGACCCGGGCGCCGCAACATCTGCGCGGCCGCGTGGTCGGGGTGATGGCGGGGCTGACCTACGCCGCGGGGCCGTTGGGCTTGCTGGTGGCCGGTCCGCTCACCGATGCCGCCGGATTGCAGGTCACCTTCCTGGCGTTGGCGGTGCCGATCCTGGTGATCGGGCTGGTTGCCACCAGGTTGCCGTCGCTGCGGGAACTGGACCGCGCGCCGGCGTTCGAGACGAGCCAGGAATCGCCGCTGTGA
- a CDS encoding SHOCT domain-containing protein: MFGRRDLSKVGIRAFADVLAAEQSAISVSVGNPNLVNNTEVRWKLLLRVTPDAEPPFEVNVNALLPQLSQPRPGTRLPVLYDPKDHSRVQIDPRPAATADAAIDAVTAARPDLAGAQVMGMPMTDVIRQAIADPTAFRQEMMRRGAEMQQQALGAVQAAQTQQAADPVDRLERLAALKDRGLLTDDEFEQQKRKILGE; the protein is encoded by the coding sequence GTGTTTGGGCGCAGAGACCTCAGCAAGGTCGGCATCCGCGCGTTTGCGGACGTCCTCGCCGCCGAGCAGTCGGCGATTTCGGTCAGCGTCGGCAACCCGAATCTGGTGAACAACACCGAGGTTCGCTGGAAGCTGCTGCTGCGCGTCACGCCCGATGCCGAACCGCCGTTCGAGGTCAATGTCAACGCGCTGCTCCCTCAGCTGAGCCAACCGCGTCCGGGCACGCGGTTGCCGGTGCTCTACGACCCGAAGGACCACAGCCGCGTGCAAATCGACCCTCGGCCGGCGGCCACGGCGGACGCGGCGATCGACGCCGTGACCGCGGCCCGCCCCGACCTGGCGGGCGCTCAGGTGATGGGCATGCCGATGACCGACGTCATCCGCCAGGCCATTGCCGATCCCACCGCATTTCGTCAGGAGATGATGCGGCGCGGGGCCGAGATGCAGCAGCAGGCGCTCGGTGCGGTGCAGGCGGCGCAAACCCAGCAGGCGGCGGACCCCGTCGATCGGCTCGAGAGGCTGGCCGCACTGAAGGACCGTGGTCTGCTCACCGACGACGAATTCGAGCAGCAAAAGCGCAAGATTCTCGGCGAGTGA
- a CDS encoding FAD-binding oxidoreductase translates to MNADVLAELVAGLPDGMVVTDPTVTEGYRQDRAFDPSAGKPLAVVRPRCTEDVQTVLRWATTHRVPVVTRGAGSGLSGGATALDNGIVLSTEKMRDITVDPVTRTAVCQPGLFNAEVKKAVAEHGLWYPPDPSSFEICSIGGNIATNAGGLCCVKYGVTTDYVLGMQVVLADGTAVRLGGPRLKDVAGLSLTKLFVGSEGTLGVVTEVTLRLVPKQNASSVVVASFASVEAAVDAVLGVTARLRPSMLEFMDSVAINAVEDTLRMDLDRGAAAMLVAGSDERGRAGSEDAEIMAAVFAESGATEVFSTDDPDEGEAFVAARRFCIPAVEAKGSLLLEDVGVPLPALGRLVTGIAHIAAERDLTISVIAHAGDGNTHPLIVYDPADAAMTDRAHLAFGEIMDLAVGLGGTITGEHGVGRLKRPWLAGYLGPEVMDLNRRIKQALDPQGILNPGAGI, encoded by the coding sequence GTGAATGCTGATGTCCTGGCCGAGCTGGTTGCCGGTCTGCCCGACGGGATGGTCGTCACCGACCCGACCGTGACCGAGGGCTACCGTCAGGACCGCGCCTTCGATCCGTCGGCCGGCAAACCCTTGGCCGTGGTCCGGCCGCGGTGCACCGAAGACGTGCAGACCGTGTTGCGGTGGGCCACCACCCACCGGGTCCCGGTGGTGACCCGGGGAGCCGGTAGCGGCCTGTCCGGCGGGGCGACGGCGCTGGACAACGGCATCGTGCTGTCGACGGAGAAGATGCGTGACATCACCGTCGACCCGGTCACACGCACCGCGGTATGTCAGCCCGGTCTGTTCAACGCCGAGGTCAAGAAGGCGGTCGCCGAGCACGGCCTGTGGTACCCCCCGGATCCGTCGTCGTTCGAGATCTGCAGCATCGGCGGCAACATCGCCACCAATGCCGGCGGCCTCTGTTGCGTCAAGTACGGCGTCACCACCGACTATGTGCTGGGCATGCAGGTGGTGTTGGCCGACGGCACGGCGGTCCGGCTCGGCGGCCCGCGGCTCAAGGACGTCGCGGGGCTGTCGCTGACCAAGCTGTTCGTCGGCAGCGAAGGCACGCTGGGCGTGGTCACCGAGGTCACGCTGCGGCTGGTGCCCAAGCAGAACGCGTCCAGCGTCGTGGTGGCGTCGTTTGCGTCGGTGGAGGCGGCCGTGGACGCGGTGCTCGGGGTTACCGCGCGGCTTCGCCCGTCGATGCTGGAGTTCATGGACTCGGTGGCCATCAACGCCGTCGAGGACACGTTGCGCATGGACCTGGACCGGGGGGCGGCGGCCATGCTGGTGGCCGGCAGCGACGAGCGTGGCCGGGCCGGCAGCGAGGACGCCGAGATCATGGCCGCGGTGTTCGCGGAAAGCGGTGCGACGGAAGTGTTTTCGACCGACGATCCCGACGAGGGCGAGGCGTTCGTCGCCGCCCGCCGGTTCTGCATCCCCGCGGTCGAAGCGAAGGGATCGCTCCTGCTCGAGGACGTCGGGGTGCCGCTGCCGGCGCTGGGCCGGCTCGTCACCGGCATCGCGCACATCGCCGCGGAGCGCGACCTGACGATTTCGGTGATCGCCCACGCCGGTGACGGCAACACCCACCCGTTGATCGTCTACGACCCCGCGGACGCCGCCATGACCGATCGGGCACACCTCGCCTTCGGCGAGATCATGGACCTTGCCGTCGGCCTCGGCGGCACGATCACCGGCGAGCACGGCGTCGGCCGGTTGAAGCGGCCGTGGCTGGCCGGCTACCTCGGACCCGAGGTGATGGATCTCAACAGGCGCATCAAGCAGGCGCTCGACCCGCAGGGCATCCTGAACCCGGGCGCGGGCATCTAG